Proteins from a genomic interval of Natator depressus isolate rNatDep1 chromosome 20, rNatDep2.hap1, whole genome shotgun sequence:
- the GMIP gene encoding GEM-interacting protein — protein sequence MFIDDTDSTDTTDLIPESEMLPVDENFYKSKSNLEGQVQMKITVEEADEMLIKCEGGVDAALEYAKTWCKYVKELLSWIDKRLNYEIEFAKSIVKIAESGRYTINQQVCMPLQLLYTMVLEHDIKIGSLAIETAGALQLREYCQPLTAKRNEIEKWRKEFKDQWLKEQKRMNDSLSSLRKSRLHYIQRCEELEKAKLLSAKAEDEYQGIAATHPSSANKQLEKRRRTREEAQLKVQETEVSYKTCISDANSRRQELEKVRERIVSHIRKLIYQGDEVLTRVTLRMFKLQQTQAEKIPVGYESMTEYCKPYKVGEKYLEFIQKLQKKEVAMEVFEFEAFIPAGRSLRSPPSGRKKNAVQYSCISSSAADLSTSAEDASGKQFSTNSEQSVNKSFYSDTESLGGSCESRSLDSPTSSPGHQSRMLLKASSTGTMSSSDDFEERDSSQTYENENGSSQCQFKNISLSSAAQTHRLRKLRGPSKCRECETFMVSGTECEECYLTCHRKCLESLLITCGHKKLPSRVPLFGIDFTQVPRDFPEEVPFIVVKCTSEIEARALGVQGIYRISGAKARVEKLCQAFENGRELVELSEHSPHDITGVLKHFLKELSGPVLLYELYDELIALAKDLQRPGEGKRDSSGFSADPIQSMKDLLSKLPGTNYNTLRHLIAHLYRVAQRYEENKMSPNNLGIIFGPTLIRPGSGCDVSMSCLVDSGYQAQIVEFLILSYERVFGMDDLPPSLYENTSQEALAEKDKEEQQSAEKAQGVTTESFSFKHDSSEGYVSDKSSSSEAINELTMEGAHSPLSTDPLDLNRNDGSELEDLEESVHEKPDPDSDSVLGTQPRGYFSRQPVKYSRPAQAKMRPVIHKPSSLSLMAAALSSPLMEADAEGNPADCSPMTKEVLEKKGSSRSSSPEPSTLQRRSGGKQQLRHFEITQETARMVSKFQTNNTSTGSPQVSLERTSTDCTEPEQNPHLGTPSQENLCEQ from the exons ATGTTCATTGATGACACAGACAGCACGGACACCACAGACTTGATCCCAGAGAGCGAGATGCTTCCA GTGGATGAAAATTTCTACAAGAGCAAAAGCAATTTGGAGGGGCAGGTGCAGATGAAAATCACAG ttgAGGAGGCTGATGAGATGCTGATAAAATGCGAAGGTGGTGTTGATGCAGCACTTGAATATGCCAAAACGTGGTGTAAATATGTCAAAGAACTGCTGAGCTGGATTGATAAACGCCTGAATTATG AAATAGAGTTTGCCAAAAGCATTGTGAAGATAGCAGAATCAGGCCGATATACCATTAACCAACAG GTCTGCATGCCACTCCAGCTGCTCTACACCATGGTCCTGGAACATGACATAAAGATTGGGAGTTTAGCCATTGAGACTGCAGGGGCTTTGCAGCTGAGAGAATACTGCCAG CCTCTCACAGCCAAGAGGAATGAAATTGAGAAGTGGCGGAAAGAATTCAAAGATCAATGGCTAAAGGAACAGAAAAGAATG AATGATTCACTGTCATCCTTGCGCAAGTCCCGCCTGCACTACATACAACGCTGCGAGGAGTTGGAGAAAGCCAAGCTGCTGAGTGCCAAGGCAGAAGATGAGTACCAGGGCATAGCAGCAACCCACCCTAGCAGTGCCAACAAGCAGCTGGAGAAACGGCGCCGCACTCGTGAGGAGGCACAATTGAag GTTCAGGAAACAGAAGTTTCTTACAAGACGTGCATCAGTGATGCCAACTCTCGTCGGCAGGAGCTGGAAAAGGTGCGGGAGAGGATTGTCTCCCATATCCGGAAACTCATTTACCAAGGAGATGAGGTGCTGACACGG GTCACCTTGAGGATGTTCAAGTTGCAGCAGACTCAGGCAGAGAAGATTCCAGTGGGGTACGAGAGCATGACTGAGTACTGCAAGCCCTACAAAGTGGGTGAGAAATATCTGGAATTCATTCAGAAGTTGCAGAAGAAAGAGGTCGCCATGGAGGTGTTTGAATTTGAAGCATTTATTCCTGCAGGGCGCAG TCTCAGGTCTCCCCCTAGTGGCAGAAAAAAGAATGCAGTGCAATACTCCTGCATCTCATCCTCGGCCGCTGATCTGAGCACATCTGCAGAAGATGCATCAGGAAAGCAGTTTTCCACAAACAGTGAACAAA GTGTAAACAAATCCTTCTACAGTGACACAGAAAGCCTGGGTGGGAGTTGCGAATCCCGCTCCCTGGACTCTCCCACCTCTAGCCCAG gGCACCAAAGTAGGATGTTGCTAAAAGCTTCATCCACAGGCACCATGTCCTCCTCGGATGATTTTGAAGAGAGAGATTCATCTCAAACGTATGAAAATG AAAATGGATCATCCCAGTGTCAGTTTAAGAACATCTCTCTGTCAAGTGCAGCACAGACCCACCGGCTGCGGAAATTGCGGGGTCCGTCCAAGTGCAGGGAGTGTGAAACCTTTATGGTCAGTGGCACCGAGTGTGAAGAG TGCTACCTGACCTGCCACAGGAAGTGCCTGGAGAGCCTCCTGATCACCTGTGGCCACAAGAAGCTGCCCAGCCGAGTGCCCCTCTTTGGCATCGACTTCACACAGGTCCCGCGGGATTTCCCAGAAGAGGTTCCATTCATAGTTGTGAAATGCACCTCAGAAATCGAGGCACGTGCCCTCGGAGTGCAG GGGATCTATCGGATAAGTGGGGCCAAGGCCCGGGTGGAGAAGCTCTGCCAGGCATTTGAAAATGGGAGGGAGCTGGTGGAGCTCTCAGAACATTCTCCCCATGACATCACTGGCGTCCTGAAGCATTTCCTGAAGGAG CTGTCAGGACCAGTGCTCCTGTATGAGCTCTACGATGAATTAATCGCACTTGCCAAGGACCTGCAGAGacctggggaagggaagagagacagCTCAGGGTTCTCAGCAGATCCCATTCAAAGCATGAAGGACTTGCTGAGCAAACTGCCTGGGACTAACTACAACACCCTGCGACACCTCATTGCACATCTGTACAG GGTGGCTCAGAGATACGAAGAGAACAAGATGTCTCCCAACAACCTGGGGATAATCTTTGGGCCAACACTGATCCGGCCCGGCTCAGGGTGTGATGTCTCCATGTCGTGCCTCGTAGACTCTGGGTACCAGGCCCAGATTGTAGAGTTTCTCATTCTGAGCTACGAGAGGGTCTTTGGGATGGATGACTTGCCTCCGTCTTTGTATGAAAACACTTCGCAAGAGGCCTTGGCAGAGAAGGACAAAGAGGAGCAGCAGAGCGCTGAGAAAGCCCAGGGTGTGACCACAGAG AGTTTCTCCTTCAAGCATGATTCAAGTGAGGGCTACGTGTCTGATAAGTCATCTTCCAGTGAAGCCATCAATGAGCTGACAATGGAGGGAGCCCACAGTCCCCTGAGCACAGATCCCCTAG atttGAATAGAAATGACGGCTCTGAGCTGGAGGACCTTGAGGAATCAGTGCACGAAAAGCCAGACCCAGATTCTGATTCAGTTCTAGGGACGCAACCCAGGGGGTACTTCAGCCGGCAGCCTGTGAAGTATTCTCGACCTGCACAGGCCAAAATGAGGCCAGTCATTCACAAACCTTCCAGCTTGTCCTTGATGGCTGCTGCTCTGTCTAGCCCTCTGATGGAGGCTGATGCAGAAGGCAATCCTGCAGACTGCAGCCCCATGACAAAGGAAGTCCTGGAGAagaaaggcagcagcaggagtAGCTCACCAGAGCCCAGCACACTGCAGCGACGTTCTGGAGGAAAACAGCAACTCAGACATTTTGAGATCACCCAGGAAACTGCCAGGATGGTCTCCAAGTTTCAAACCAACAACACTTCCACAGGGTCCCCTCAAGTTTCTCTGGAAAGGACAAGCACAGACTGCACTGAACCCGAACAAAACCCTCACCTGGGGACACCATCCCAGGAAAACCTTTGCGAACAATGA